atcgacatcacagagacgtccACTTTTAGCCTgcatctctggtactcctgtggtccccgactcgtcacgttggccagTCAGAAatactcctgtctcggtacacaggcccatatcgagtgctgcgtgtcgtgactccagttacgtatgaaatcgccccagtcagtaccagtgcctcatctgccccgacttccactaACGTTGTggatgtcgcacgcctaaaaccgtattaccctcctgttcccaccgctatttagacgcaccgggacgatgcttctgccaccggggataatgatacatgcatattgcctgtttcttctggacgatgcgtgCGGGCGCTCCGACGAAGAAGACGatctgctccttgctctcgatgTACCATTTGCAccgaggatcatcatcatcatcgagctgtcggctgaactggccagcgctgcagctatccttttTAAATAtgctttgtaaatagtctccagtacttcatccttcgttcgcgtaacaatatcaaagCTAGAAGCTCGAGAGCTGAACACCCCATGCGCCTAAAATTAAGATGAAATTTGAACTCCTTACCCCATTAGAGTACACGAGAAACACGTGGCTGCTATTATTAGGCAGCTGTGCAACCTAGTTAAATGAAGTTCAGTATATTGAAAAAGAATAACGTTAAAGTCTAATGGACGTTGAAGGTATATTGTTGATTTAGGCGCTGATCCTGTATACAAAAACAGATGAGTATTGAAGAATTTAGTAAAACTGACATGTCAGTTTCAACGCATCACCTAATCCGCAACAACATAGCTACATGGTTCCAAACGGGCAACAAATATCTCGTTTGTATAAACAGCACCTGATAGAGCATTTAAATCAGACAAGTCTATAGCACTTGTTTACAGATTAGGGCAAGCCAATTATATCGACTATGATTGCAAAGTTCCTTGCGATCCCCagctgcggacagttgttttttcatccgttttcatttccattaatttatcatttctttaattcaattagtaagtacaagtaatttcccctatgttgtacttggtgtcattgtttgttggcttcttataatataaTCACGTCATAGTCGTATAGGTAAGTGCAAACGTTGATACCTCAaccatttctttttctaactGCGGAGTTAGAGTTGAATAATGTATGCTTCATCTTGAATAGATTTGTCTGTTTCAAGTATTTCAACCACGTCTTAAGCAATTTTCCGCTTCACATGTATTTGAGTAGGAAAATGGGCGAACTAAAGTTTCCTCTTAAGAATCAATGAGTGAAGGGAAGCCGTAGGCTCGCTTACGGGGTGGTCAGGGCGGTAAATGTTGACCCTCTCCCACGGGTCGTTCTCAAGGTCATACATGCAGGGTCCCATAGATGGGTGACAGTACTCTCCTCCCTGTATCATAATTTCAGTCAGCACTGCGTCCGGCAGTTCCTTGGGTGTCTCTAAGGTCTTCCCGTGGAAGCACGATAGCACCTGCATGTCAAAGCGCAGGCGCAGTAACGTCAACACGCAAGTCTTTGCTGCATCCACTATGGTTGTTGTGCATTTATTGCTCCGGGACTAACTGAAGTGGTTTCTTATGCAAGCACTGTCACTGAATGAAATGCGCCATGCGATCTTTGTTAGCGGAAACATACTTGttagaaatcgtctgtggcaggtagcgaaATTTTTTCCATCGACTTGGCGAGACACATAATTAACAATTTTCGACACATTACCGTTGCAGTTATTAACATTAGGGTACATATCACATGTTAGAAATGAGGACGAGCAATGGTGAAGGCGTGTTTACTTAGAAAACATTCAGTGCTTAGCAGAAACATTTAGAAACACGTCCTCAAGCCTGGTGGATAATTATTTTATAGCGTACTCTAAAGATTTCAGCACCACGCCCTCAAAGTAGAACACGTCCGATTAAATGGGAGTAATGCTCTCGGTGAATAACTTGTCAACGTACTTTAGCAAATCACTTTTGAGAGTGTTTTGAAGAAAATGAAAGTACACGCGCTTATGTCTCATGTTTTGGACGCTTTAGCTCTGTATATAGTAGATTAATTAATAACCCCAAGTGTTCCTGACTGATTCGGGAAGCAAGAAAATGCATCTCTCTCTACCTCAACActagtgacaagaacttttaatGGTTGCTAAAGACTAATAATTGAATAACTAGCAAATTATCTTTCCGGTGGTCACGTTGTAGTTTTAGGGATTTTGGGCATAGCCAAAATTTGCGTGAGCACGTCACAATGGTCTAGATCTTGCCCTTCTGAAGGAGATTTGCATGCATGCAAACCTCTTTCATTGGATGAAGGCCACCTTCATTGCATGCAAACTTCCTTCAATTGGATGCCTCCCTTAATTTACAGCTTCGCGGTTCGACGCTTGCTTAACAGCTGtccattacccgccgtggttgcttagtggctatggtgttgggctgctaagcacgaggtcgcgggatctaatccagTCAACGGCGGatgcacttcgatgggggcgaaatgcgaaaacacccgtgtacttagatttaggtgcacattaaagaaccccaggtggtcgaaattttccggagtcctccactacggcgtgcctcataatcagattctggttttggcacgtaaaaccccatataaaattaaaacaaaaaaacagctgTCCATTGTCAACGCCAATGACGAGCTCGTATGCGGATGACGTCCAAAACAAGAAATAATGGTGGAAGAATTTGGAAGTGTTCCAGGATCATGCCATGAAGGTGCACGTGCACGAAGCGTCGCAATAATTCATACACTACACCTTGAAGGCCTCAAGTAAGAGCGCTCCTCAGAGTCGTTGTAATTGCTCGGTGGTTGGACGGACGCAGTGGTGGGAGTGGTCAATAGCAGTTCCTGGTACCAAAAAGCATGCGTACAAAGCACAAACTCTGTGTCtgtattgtcctttttgtttctccCCTGTGCTTGTTTTGTATGCCTATACTAACCACACAAGGAATACCTGCCAACATGCTAGCTTTCTGTCGTTGTATGAGTTCGTGCATTGACAGTCACACTGAACTGTGCGGAGACTACTTCATGTTTCTCGATATATGCCCCCTCCCGCCCTTTCAAGTTACCAGGCAGCAGGTACTTTTCCTATTCAAGGACCTCGTCCTCATTGAAGGCGCAGCGTACCTGAGCCGCGAGGCAAGCCTGTCTCGCTTCGTGAAGCGTGTTCCAGTGGTCGGGTGACACGGCACCGACTGGGTCGTACCACTCGTAGTTGGGGAACACCGTGTTGTTGCGGATCCTCCATGATTTTGAAGCGCTCGCCGCGTATGGCCGACTGACCCCACACCGGGTCGATGTTATAGAGCACCTCCTTACGGGGCCACGGTGCTCCCAGCGTCAGCGACTGCCACTGGTTCACGCCGTCGATTTGGGGCACGTTCTTCATATTGCCTCCTGCCGACCGACAGCGCGAACGTTACTAAGTTGGTTGCAGATCTTGACTCACGGCTCAAAAGCAAGAGTAAGTCACTTGAAAATACAGGTCCAAAGTGAAAGAAAGTTTTGTAGAGCAGTACAACTTGGTTAGACCCTAGTTCTGCTGTGTTTGACCTCTAGCTACCGCATTCGTCTGACGTCAAAAGCCTGCCTACCCGCCGCTGAGTAAAATGTAGGCAGCCAGTCGGTGATGTGGAATAGCTGCTTGGTGGCCTTAGCGCGTGTGGCCAGCCGGGGCGTCCAGAGGAAGCCCGGTCCTCGCACGCCACCCTCGGCTACCGTGCCCTTGGAGCCGCGCAGGGGCCAATTGGGCGACGTGTTGCGCGAAAATCCCACGGGCGCACCGCCGTTGTCGGTTGAGAAGGCGATCACCGTGTTGTTCAGCAGGCCGGCCTTGTAGAGTGCCTCCACGATGGCACCCACCGCGTTGTCCAGCTCGGCCAAGCTTCCTGCGTTGAGTGTGCCGGGTAACATATCCTTGAAAACCCTGCGACTATCATGTCCACTTGCATCTTACATGAAGGCGACTGCTCCGCGTTGGTTTGGTATTGTGCATGCAATACTGTACCTTCCATTGAGAATTACAAATTCCATTGAGAACTACAGGAGAGAAGCAGTGACTCGTACCCCCGTAAGGCGGAGGCTTCAATTAAGcagtcagcaaagtgaagcgaacagtgcatacattctttcaAATCACGCATGCTatatacagaacagcatacgttttaataaagaacaagcacaaaacaataatccgaaccacataattgacgataaggcgctcctgataacaatacGAAGCATGTAGCGCTGCCTGCATACGTTcgccggtaaagattactgttgtgcaagctgccgcgtcgacggcagcttgcgatatggggagtgacgtccctagcctttcgtctataaaagaaccagcccagcaactgatttcaatgctCTTGCAGCACCGATACGGGTGGCGGCATGCTGTCAAAATtgccattactctaaagcaataaagcattgcataccccccacAGCAGTTTGCAGTgttggttttcaacagcttcgctggacgtcCACTATCGCAGGGCCGCTGTGGCGAGTCAATGCTTCTAGGTATTAGAGGTGTTCTGTGGCCTTGCCAGCCTGGCTACATAAACCAGGCTGGTCGAACCGACCGTCTCGACCACGGTGTGCGCATTGCCTTGGAGCTGAATGTCCAAGTGCAATGTTCAAGCGCAGATGGGTGGGCATTTGGGCTGGTTGATTCTTGATTACGAGAAGAAAACAGCGCTAAACGACAGGACAAAGTATACAGACCCCAGCGCTGATAGTTCAAGTGCAGCACTGCTTGGAAGCCATTGCAAGGAACCCCCTCACCTGCTCTAAGTAATATCCTCTATTTCTATCAATGTTTTCTTTAGCGCTTGCAACAATTGGTAAGCTTAAGTAGCATTCCTAACAATTTCAGTATTaagcatgtttctttttactAAATCATGACTGAATTCTTGTTGGAGACAACATTGGTAAAATAGCAGGATAATATTGTGAAGAGTGTTTAGTTTCCGAGAAGTATAGATACCCGTCACGTACACTcacattctttttctttccccaTCAGCTACTATGCTTTACCCATGCTGAACTTGGCTGTTCTTCAAGAATACGTCTGTGAGGTGCACGTTCCGTAAATATGTTGAGTTCCATAATACTAAAAATTTTATAGGGAGCCTGTCGGGACAGATTGTTTTATTTTGCTTTGCAATGTTAATTATACAGCATGTTTCTGCGAATACGCTaagtaatttttaaaaaatcacctgtggcagatggcacacgCATAATCCTTGAACTAGATTGCCCAAGCCGGCGGACATCCTTGttcgagaaatcaaaacgcataTTTTATTAGCAAAAATACTAATTAAGTTTATAACTATAATTCCTTTagaacacatattgcaatttacctaTTGTAGCCGAGGAGTTCGCGAGGTGGATTcatttggaatgaattctcaggatgacaccagtttttagATATAAATTGCTGAACTTTGTGAAGAAATACATTGGcagtccagttacttttgtgcttaaatgcataaaacggtgttctgttaaaaaaataataaaaaatgaactGGGACGACAGTGAAATTTTACCGCAAGCTTgttggcgcatatctcgaaaatgaTGTCATCCACTGAATTCATTACAGGAAAACTACAAAAGAAGAGGTTATAGTTAGCAAACTAGTTTCCGTGTAGTTATGACATTCGAGCTTTTACACAACACACGTGAACGCTTGTAGGTAATTTGTTCACGAAACAAACCGAGCGAGTTGCAATGCTTCCAGTTCGAGCAGCGCACAAAGAACGGATTGACCGAAAACGCTTATCTCACTTTTTTCTGTCAGTAATTCTTTTGTGTGCTGCTCCAAATGGGTAATTTATTTGTTCAGATTGCTCTCGTTTTGAAGTCTTACACCGCACACTTATTTCGAGAAGGAACTTCACCTTTACTTTCATATTCCACAGTTCCTTTTataaaaaatcggggtagcttgcactattggcgcaaggctaaagacacagcggagctgatcggttcctagctggtcctggctatacgaagtgatgctaagttatacgaagtaatgccaagtgatgttaagttatacgaagtgtataagcatttcctcgtggtccatgGCAGTGGAGAACGCCTCGTGAAGCACTTGCAGTctgagcacacgtaggggaagtggggcgaaagctatgcacagtgtacgagtggcgcgcagcagacgacacgccgggatgacgtcacggctcatgcgcagcagcgcgcagctggtgggagctcggcctaGCCATtaccagaggcgcctgctgcagtcacggacaccgcgagcgttcggtgctAATGGGGGGAAACGGAGAAACGCGGATGGCGTTGgtagcacctctgcgcgttgcctcgttggtgctgctacaatttgtttctctctttctctcactctcattttctctttctctttcccgagcatagtgcgcgacccgcgcactctctctcgctctcattttgtctttctctcgcgcgcgcatagcgcgcgacgctccgtgaggtggttgctaggcaatgcagtggcagtcggcacacattacggccggcttaaacagctgcaCTGTTAAAAAAGTAGTATTCTTGAACGGGTGGTGTCTTTGCAATCAAACAATCGGTGATGGATCACGATTTTGTCTATTCGGTGTCAAATCATGACGTGCGTTTACTTAATAGTCGTTTTGTTGATTCTAACTCTTGCCGAGGAGAgaatatgtcgccttgaagaagacaagtccactagtcgaaacgttggctcctgctctcaccttgttctagTTTTGCTCATAACTCTTGCTTTGTTGTTCTTGCTAGAAAAGTCGAGAATGAATTGCTGCGATTGATTGGAAACGCTAGTCTCTGCACCATCGGTCGCTGGCATACGCCCTGTGAGATCACAATCGGTGCGTCACTACCTCCGAGAAGTTCGCATACCATGAGAAGCATGCCGCTCGCGATAACAATGCAATTTTAAGTTCAGAATGAATGGTTCTCACACTTTTCTTGTGGTTCTGGGTCAAGCCCATAACATGCTAAGATTTTCAAAGTTCGGAGCAACTGCGGCGAAGCTTGTAGCTACAGCAGAGTGCTAATGACgtagagttaaaaaaaaaaatactgggagGAATTCTGGCACTAGTATCTGCAGGAGCTGCAGGTATAGGCTTTCAATCAGCATGAGTATGATGGGAATTACATATGCATTTGCttccaatttcattcttctgggGCTCCAAGCGGCTTTGTGACTTCGTGTTtttaacaaaatattgcgttaaaTATAATATTGCAACGATTACGCATGTGCGCCGGTACCTGTTGCATTCCTGCGCGTATAAATATCCGATTGATTGAGAATCTAGAAAGATAACGTGCAATAAAGTATGGAAAAACAACGTATGATTCTGCAACCAGGAAGATTAGACAAATACATGTACTGTTCATCTACCTTTGTAGTTAAACGATCCCGGTGCCGGAGTTCTCTCTAGAAGTGTTTGTATGAAACTATGTAAAACTCCACCAGCCTTTTCTTGCATCCGTGATAATTATTCGTCAGCGTGGTTGCGCAAGCACGTAAAAGATTGGGTCATTTAAGGCCAGAACTTGCAGGTTTTAGCGCAAGAGCAGATGGCATTCAGAGACAATAATTGATTGCACGTGGTTATGATATTACCAgtgaatcaatcaataaatcaatcaataattaTGCTGATTCAAGCCGTTGTGCAGCTGAGCACGTGACAGCAGAGCAGATTCTCGCGATAGGCGGAAAATAGACGTAGCTTAACTTTATAGTTGCAGGTGCAACATACATGTCCGGTGGAGACGAACGTAATCTAAAAAAAGCTAAAGAAAGACATCTCTGACGGGAATACTAAAAACACATTACACGATTCCCTATTTagctgcaaaaaacaaaaacaaaaaaacagggTGCCGAACCAAACCCGAGCCCGAACCGGTATTCCAACCGCACCTGAACCTGTATATCGGAACCGATATGCCTAGAACGTGCCCGAACCCGAACCAAATCTCAACCGAAAGAAAGTACAACAGTTCGGCACGAAACGGTTCAAGCGTATAGGGAGCAAACGGGTGCTCAATACATAagcgattcttcaaaatgaatACATTTATGTCGGCGCAACCCACAAGAACATCGTTAAGACTAACGAGTTACGTTATGTGCGTGAATGGCGATAGGCGATAGCCACGTGCTGGTAACTAGACGGCGCCCTCGGCAGAGATGCTTGCCCTTATGAACATGGCCGTGCCTTCAGTCTTCCGCCGCCTAAACATTGCTTCAAGGGCACCGCAGAATTTCTGTTGAAGATCCCACTTCAGCCGTTAGAACAGCTCGCTGCTATCACTAGGTAAACCGTAAAGCGCACACGTCCGGGCCCATAGAGCGCAATAAAGATGGTGTTCGGAGAGCTGAAAATGGGAAAACCAACAAGTTTATCCACCCGGCTTCTTGTAAGGATAACACTGCGGTCGATAATGAATGCCGCCACCTTCTCAGTGCGCGGTAACAACGGTTgtagagagggagagaaacagaagaaaggggaaaggcaaggaggttaaccagaaggcAAAATCCGGTTTGCTGCCCTTTACTGGCGATGgagtaaaggagtacgtttatctaggtcaattactcacagggaaccctgatcacgagaaagaaatttacagaagaataaaattgggttggagtgcatatggcaggcattgccaaatcctgactgggagcttaccactgtcgttgaaaagaaaattgtacaatcattgcattctaccggtgctaacatatggggcagaaacttggaggttaacaaagaagctcgagaacaagttaaggaccgcacaaagagcgatggaacgaaaaatcttaggactaacgttaagagacaggaagagagcggtgtggatcagagaaccaacggggatagccgatattctagtttacattaaggggaagaaatggagctgggcaggccatgtaatgcgtatactataggatggataaccggtggaccattagggttacagaatggataccaagagaagggaagcgcagtcgtggtcggcagaaaaccagatgggatgatgaagttaggaaatttgcaggcgcaagttggaatacgctagcgcaa
This genomic stretch from Dermacentor silvarum isolate Dsil-2018 chromosome 2, BIME_Dsil_1.4, whole genome shotgun sequence harbors:
- the LOC125943591 gene encoding uncharacterized protein LOC125943591, whose product is MKNVPQIDGVNQWQSLTLGAPWPRKEVLYNIDPVWGQSAIRGERFKIMEDPQQHGVPQLRVVLSCFHGKTLETPKELPDAVLTEIMIQGGEYCHPSMGPCMYDLENDPWERVNIYRPDHPEYMKLRARLDELKLTMKTPLIGTPDPRADPLRRDGIWESWQD